The following are encoded in a window of Cucurbita pepo subsp. pepo cultivar mu-cu-16 chromosome LG12, ASM280686v2, whole genome shotgun sequence genomic DNA:
- the LOC111807585 gene encoding ABC transporter I family member 19-like: MADKEISFRGKEGCEDVDEKSSTGIKVQAMQFAYEIDSPLFVEFNLEIGSGSRCLLVGANGSGKTTLLKILAGKHMVGGRDVVRVLNSSAFHDTHLVCSGDLAYLGGSWSKTVSSAGEVALQGDFSAEHMIFGVEGTDPERRDRLIDLLDIDLQWRMHKVSDGQRRRVQICMGLLHPFKVLLLDEVTVDLDVVARMDLLDFLKEECDQRGATIVYATHIFDGLETWATHLAYIQDGELRKSEKLSEVDELKHCANLLSVVENWLRAETKLEKKKKKKNPILPPSNTQKNVSPFGSSPFSSSRHMAYYR; the protein is encoded by the exons ATGGCTGACAAGGAGATTTCGTTCCGCGGGAAAGAGGGTTGTGAAGATGTAGATGAGAAGAGTTCTACCGGCATCAAGGTACAAGCGATGCAATTTGCTTACGAAATTGATTCGCCTCTTTTCGTGGAGTTTAATCTCGAGATTGGCTCTGGATCTCGTTGTCTTCTCGTTGGCGCTAATGGATCTG GGAAGACTACTTTGCTGAAAATTTTGGCTGGAAAACATATGGTTGGAGGAAGAGATGTGGTTCGGGTTCTAAATAGTTCAGCTTTTCATGACACTCACCTCGTATGTAGTGGTGATTTAGCCTACTTGGGAGGATCTTGGAGTAAAACCGTTAGCTCTGCA GGCGAGGTTGCATTACAGGGAGACTTTTCTGCTGAACATATGATATTTGGAG TCGAAGGAACGGATCCTGAAAGGAGAGATAGGTTGATTGACCTCCTTGATATAGATCTCCAGTGGCGAATGCATAAGGTATCTGATGGGCAACGTCGTCGGGTGCAAATCTGCATGGGCCTCTTACATCCTTTCAAG GTTCTCTTGCTAGATGAGGTCACAGTTGACCTTGATGTCGTTGCGAGGATGGACCTCCTGGACTTCCTAAAGGAAGAGTGCGATCAG AGAGGAGCTACAATTGTATATGCAACTCACATATTTGATGGACTGGAGACATGGGCAACTCATCTGGCATATATTCAAGATGGCGAGCTAAGAAAGTCAGAGAAGCTGTCTGAAGTTGATGAGTTGAAGCATTGTGCCAATTTGCTTTCTGTGGTTGAAAATTGGCTGCGTGCTGAAACCAAActcgagaagaagaagaagaagaagaacccaaTTCTCCCTCCATCCAACACGCAGAAGAACGTTTCTCCTTTTGGTTCGTCTCCTTTCTCGTCTTCCAGACATATGGCTTATTATCGCTAG
- the LOC111807440 gene encoding NAC domain-containing protein 21/22-like: MGLRDIGATLPPGFRFYPSDEELVCHYLYKKIANQEALRGTLVEIDLHTCEPWQLPEVAKLNGNEWYFFSFRDRKYATGFRTNRATTAGYWKATGKDRMVVDPTRGEVVGMRKTLVFYRNRAPNGIKTGWIMHEFRIETPHMPPKEDWVLCRVFYKSKPDQDMIEATTYSTSQFPFEAAAGAAGAAPSSYCLLPNHVEFVPGDNSNGLLPWEMSMEEAGLRSYGVGDANAQEMKYEMIENTNQNGFPFNYFIA, encoded by the exons ATGGGTTTGAGAGATATTGGAGCCACTTTGCCTCCTGGGTTCAGGTTTTACCCTAGCGATGAGGAATTGGTTTGCCATTATTTGTACAAAAAGATAGCTAATCAAGAAGCTTTGAGGGGCACTTTGGTGGAGATTGACTTGCATACTTGTGAGCCCTGGCAACTCCCTG AGGTAGCCAAGTTGAACGGGAACGAGTGGTACTTCTTCAGCTTTAGGGATCGGAAATACGCGACTGGGTTTCGTACAAATCGAGCAACGACAGCTGGGTATTGGAAGGCGACAGGGAAAGATCGAATGGTGGTGGATCCAACTAGAGGTGAGGTGGTCGGAATGAGAAAGACTTTGGTGTTTTATAGAAACCGAGCTCCGAATGGAATCAAAACTGGATGGATCATGCACGAGTTTCGTATCGAGACACCGCATATGCCTCCGAAG GAGGATTGGGTTCTATGCAGGGTGTTTTACAAGAGCAAGCCAGATCAGGACATGATAGAAGCAACAACATACAGCACCTCACAGTTTCCATTCGAGGCGGCGGCGGGGGCGGCGGGCGCTGCACCGTCGTCCTACTGCTTGCTGCCGAACCACGTCGAGTTTGTACCGGGTGACAACTCGAACGGGCTGCTGCCATGGGAGATGAGCATGGAAGAAGCAGGCTTGAGATCCTATGGAGTTGGTGATGCAAACGCACAAGAAATGAAGTATGAGATGATTGAAAACACCAACCAAAATGGGTTTccttttaactattttattgcttaa
- the LOC111807624 gene encoding dCTP pyrophosphatase 1-like — protein MGGRTEEEGSVSLELLRLKMAEFAEERNWDRFHSPRNLLLALVGEVGELSEIFQWKGEVGKGLPEWAAEEKEHLGEELSDVLLYLVRLSDMCGVDLSKAALRKIQLNALKYPANKSNPSS, from the exons ATGGGTGGAAGAACAGAAGAGGAAGGAAGTGTAAGCTTGGAGCTTCTGAGGTTAAAAATGGCGGAATTTGCAGAGGAAAGGAATTGGGATCGCTTTCATAGCCCAAGAAATCTCCTTCTTGCTCtg GTGGGAGAAGTGGGAGAATTATCGGAGATATTCCAATGGAAAGGAGAGGTGGGGAAGGGGCTGCCGGAGTGGGCGGCGGAGGAGAAGGAGCACTTGGGAGAAGAGCTTTCCGACGTGCTTCTGTATTTGGTGAGGCTATCTGATATGTGCGGCGTTGATCTTTCCAAAGCTGCCCTAAGGAAGATCCAGCTCAATGCTCTCAAATACCCTGCTAACAAATCCAACCCCTCTTCTTGA
- the LOC111807795 gene encoding structural maintenance of chromosomes protein 1-like codes for MPSLISSGKILRLELENFKSYKGHQIIGPFYDFTAIIGPNGAGKSNLMDAISFVLGVRTGQLRGAQLKDLIYAYDDREKEQKGRRAFVRLVYQMGNGSELQFTRTITSTGGSEYRIDGKSVSWDEYNSKLRSLGILVKARNFLVFQGS; via the exons ATGCCGTCCCTGATTTCGTCCGGCAAGATTCTCCGATTGGAGCTCGAGAATTTCAAATCCTACAAGGGTCATCAGATAATCGGTCCTTTTTATGATTTCACTGCTATAATTGGTCCCAATGGAGCTGGGAAGTCGAACCTCATGGATGCTATAAGCTTCGTGCTTGGTGTTCGGACTGGGCAACTGCGTGGGGCACAGTTGAAGGACCTAATCTACGCTTACGATGATAGGGAGAAGGAACAGAAGGGACGGAGGGCGTTCGTTCGGCTTGTTTATCAGATGGGAAATGGGTCGGAGCTTCAGTTTACCAGGACAATCACTAGCACAGGCGGCAGCGAGTATCGAATTGATGGAAAGAGTGTCTCCTGGGATGAGTATAATTCGAAGCTGAGGTCACTTGGAATACTTGTCAAGGCTCGGAATTTCCTCGTCTTCCAG GGATCATAG